The Peribacillus simplex genome contains the following window.
ACCGGTGATCGTCCCGCCAAGGTCGATAGCCACGGCAAAAATGTCGGCAAAAGCTTGCTCCACTCTCTCCATTTCATCATGATCACGAGCGTCGGTAATGCACGTTGGATGCAGGTTCCCATCCCCAGCATGACCGAAAGTGCAAATGTTCACGTTATGCTTGCTGGCAATTTCATTAATCGCTCTAACCATTTTGGCAATTTCCGACCGGGGAACGGTAGCATCTTCCAATATGGTCGTCGGCTTGAGGCGTGCCAGTGCAGAAAGGGCTGTCCGTCTTGCGGTCTTCAAGGCAACAGCGTCAGATTCCGTTTCGGCAATTTCCACGGAAACCGCCTTTTCCTCTAGACAAATATCGGCCATCCTTTTCATATCACGTTCCACCACTTCAGGAGGACCATCCTGTTCAATCAGCAGGACGGCTTCCACATTGGTGGGCAAACCGATTTTCGCGAAGTCTTCAACCACGATCAAAGTCGGCCGATCAAGAAATTCCAATGTAACAGGAATGATTTTATTGGAAATGATCTTGGCCACTGACTGAGCTGCAGCATCCAGGTCTTGATATAAGGCAAGCATGGTCTTTGTCATTTCCGGGATTGGGATCAGCTTTAAGATCGCCTCCGTAACGATGCCCAAGGTCCCCTCTGAGCCGACAAAAAGCTTCGTTAAATCATATCCAGCTACATCTTTGGCAAGCTTGCCCCCTGTTCGAATGATGTCCCCATTCGGAAGGACCACTTCAAGCCCGATGACATAATCACGGGTGACTCCATACTTTAACCCTCGCAGTCCACCAGAGTTCTCATTAATATTGCCGCCAATCGTGGAGATTTTCATCGAGCTTGGATCGGGCGGATAAAACAAGCCCCTCTCTTCAACTGCAGAAATCAAGTCCAATGTGATGAGCCCAGGTTGTACGGTTGCCGTTAGGTTTTCTCCATCTATTTCAAGTAATGAATTCATCCGATTGAACAATAGGACAAGCCCCCCCTCTGTCGGGCAGGTGCCTCCGCTCAAATTCGTCCCAGATCCGCGTGGGATGATTGGAACACTGTATTCGTTGCAAACCTTGACGATGGCTGCGACTTCAGCTGTGCAGCCCGGTTTAATGACAGCATCCGGCATCGCTTGAAACCCTGGCGTTGCATCATATGAATAGACAAGGCATTCCACTTTCGAGTCATCGTAATTTTCCTGGCCAACGATGGCAAGAAGTAGATGCTTAACCTGCTTTGTTAACATGTATATCCCCCTCATAAATAAAATGGAATTCAATATTTTTATATGATTTAAGTATAAGAAAAAAAACATTCAACCTTCTATGTATGAACATATAGAGTTTACAGATTTACATAGAATTAATTTGGATGTTTATCCAATACTCTTAAGGATAGATACATAATGACTAAATCGGCTAGCTTCCTAGGATTGAGTTGGGTCAAATCCTTTATGCGTTTGAGCCTGTAATGGAGGGTATTGATATGGATATGTAGGGCTGCAGCGGTTTCTTTCAAAGATAGATCACATGCAAAATACATG
Protein-coding sequences here:
- the glcD gene encoding glycolate oxidase subunit GlcD, with the protein product MLTKQVKHLLLAIVGQENYDDSKVECLVYSYDATPGFQAMPDAVIKPGCTAEVAAIVKVCNEYSVPIIPRGSGTNLSGGTCPTEGGLVLLFNRMNSLLEIDGENLTATVQPGLITLDLISAVEERGLFYPPDPSSMKISTIGGNINENSGGLRGLKYGVTRDYVIGLEVVLPNGDIIRTGGKLAKDVAGYDLTKLFVGSEGTLGIVTEAILKLIPIPEMTKTMLALYQDLDAAAQSVAKIISNKIIPVTLEFLDRPTLIVVEDFAKIGLPTNVEAVLLIEQDGPPEVVERDMKRMADICLEEKAVSVEIAETESDAVALKTARRTALSALARLKPTTILEDATVPRSEIAKMVRAINEIASKHNVNICTFGHAGDGNLHPTCITDARDHDEMERVEQAFADIFAVAIDLGGTITGEHGVGAMKAPYLEWKLKKEGIAAMRAIKQAFDPNNIMNPGKVFAKESRKRVVVSS